The Cryobacterium roopkundense sequence AACGGCACCACTTCGAAGGCGCGCCAGATGGGATCGCTCGTCAGGGCCGCGGCACGCGAGGCGTGCTCGGCCAGTTGCTCCACCGATGCCTGCGCCGATTCGGGGTCGTCGCTGAGCACCTGCCCCTTGATCGCCGAGGCCAACGGGATGGCGCTTTCCAGCTCGGTCTTGGCCATGCTGCCGCGCACCCCCACCCACACGGCACCGGCAAACACCACGACGAGCACCCCCACCGCCCCGCGCACGATCATCTGTCGACGACGGGCGCGGCGGCGCGGGTCGGGGGCAGCGGGGTGGTGAGAGACCATCCGAATATCCAATCAGGGCCGCCAGATCGGCGGCGGTAAGCTTCCGCTACTGGCGGATGGTGTCGGCGTGGTCGCGGTACCACTCAACTGTGGAGCGCAGGCCGGCCGTCAGGTCGATCTGGGCGGTCCAGCCGGCCTCGGCGAGCTTGGAGACATCGAGGAGCTTCTGCGGAGTGCCGTCGGGCTTGTCGGTGTCCCACTCGGTCGTGCCGGTGAACCCCACCACCTGGGCGATCGTGTCCGCAATCTCCCGAATGGTCACGTCACGCCCGGTACCCACGTTCACCTGCTCGGGTCCGTCGTAGTGCTCCAGCAGGTGCAGGCACGCCTCGGCCATGTCGTCCACGTGCAAGAACTCCCGCCGCGGCGTGCCCGTGCCCCAGTTCGTCACCGAGCTCGCGCCATTCTTCGCGGCGTCGTCGTACCGGCGAATCAACGCTGGCAACACATGCGACCCGGCGGGCGAGAAGTTATCGCCCGGGCCGTAGAGGTTCGTGGGCATCGCCGAGATCCACGGCAACCCGTACTGACGCCTCACCGCCTGAATCTGCAAAATCCCGGCGATCTTCGCGATCGCATAGGCGTCGTTTGTGGGCTCGAGGTGCCCGGTGAGCAGGGAATCCTCCCGAATCGGCTGGGCCGCGAGCCGCGGATAAATGCAACTCGACCCGAGGAACAACAGTCGCTCCACGCCGTACTTCAGGGCCGCGTCGAGCACGTTCACCTGAATGCGCAGGTTGTCGCTCAAGAAATCGACCG is a genomic window containing:
- a CDS encoding GDP-L-fucose synthase family protein translates to MTLTTPTSDSRDQVDFTSGPLERTGTFYVAGHRGLVGSAIWRRLHAEGFTDLVGRSSADLDLKDRDAVFAFFAETKPRYVVLAAAKVGGILANDTYPVDFLSDNLRIQVNVLDAALKYGVERLLFLGSSCIYPRLAAQPIREDSLLTGHLEPTNDAYAIAKIAGILQIQAVRRQYGLPWISAMPTNLYGPGDNFSPAGSHVLPALIRRYDDAAKNGASSVTNWGTGTPRREFLHVDDMAEACLHLLEHYDGPEQVNVGTGRDVTIREIADTIAQVVGFTGTTEWDTDKPDGTPQKLLDVSKLAEAGWTAQIDLTAGLRSTVEWYRDHADTIRQ